In the genome of Nakaseomyces glabratus chromosome K, complete sequence, the window CAAAGAACTTGGCTCATCTTCTCTTATTATGACATCAGAATCGGTAAACACATGCTCATTGGCTCCAATAGGAAAAGAGAAGGGTTTCCAAAGGTAAGCTGAACGGTCCGCCCAAAATGTTGCCAAAGTTTTCATAAGCGTAGATTTTTCGGGTTGAGGTGCAACTTCCACCGACTTCTGATCTGTATCaagtattttattattatcttttgtaATATCAGTTTCacctttcttttctaaGTGCTCCATAGATGCTAAATTTGAATCACTATTAATGTAGGCTTCACCCCATCTGTTGATagaattttttaattcacTCTCCAGCATTTCAGAAACTTTTTTCTGTTGTGTTGATCTATGAGCCTTCGATGAATTTGAATAATCGACCGATTCAACTTCATTTGAGTCATCATTTTGTATCTTTTCATCGTTATGAAGTGGTTCATCAACTGCGTCCTTGACATCCTTGTATATCTCTACAATAGGTGTCGAGTTTTGAAGCCTGAATTTCCTTGATTTAGATTTATTCAGTTGTAGCTTTTGTAGCTCTCGCTCAAGTTCAAATTCTTTCGTTAAAGCATCAAAATGTAGTTgatcaaagaaattagTTAATTTGCCTACTCTAGAATCATATCCTGAATCATTGTATGTCGTTGGAGGGACGCTATGCTCAATGAACGATGGTTGATCATGTTTTGATAGATTAATCATTGAAGTGCTAATGGATGGTTTTTTTGTATGTTCGCGTAAGGCATTTATTCTTTCAGCAGCTCTGTTATTGTCCACACTGTCTTCCTTACTTTCAGATATAAAAGATTGACTCTCGCTTATCCGTTCCAGTTCATTACTTCTGTCACTAACATTGAGGTGTGTCGATTCTGGAATAAGATCTGGTTTCTTTGGTTCCCcaaatatcttcttcaactgtGATGTAGTAATTCTAGTTATATCATTTTCCGAAGGTAAGTATGTTTCTCCGAACTCTTTAAATTCATTGTTCCAAAAGTTGGTTTGATTGTACAATGAGCGTAAAATACTGTTTAAGTGCAAGTGCTCTGTCCCAGGGGTATCTTTGTATTGCTTTTCTAACTTCTCAAGAAGGTTCCTTTTATTGTTCTCCAGcataattttcatttcatttagTTTTTGCTTTCCTGGTTCCATCTTATCAACAACTAAACCATCCAGTTTAATTCTGTCTAGACGTTCAGATACATTGCTATAAAAGTAGTTGATTTTATCCAAAATCCCATAATATAATTCAACTTTCATAATAATATCTCTATTTGGTTTCCATCGAATTCTTCTTGAGGGAGTAATAAGTTCATGGATTTCTAAATCAGAATATTCTAATCGGACGACTAAGTCATTGTAACTGAAGTATTTGACATGATCTTTGGTAAATTCATGGCCACATTTTCCTACACCTAGCAAGCTGTGTCTCTCACTCCAGAACATGATTTCAAGGTATTTTCCAAAGGAATAGTTCCAAGTTTTTTGACTTATTTGTAGAATTGGAGTTGAGCATCCGCATTTTTTGCAATAGCTCCATGTTAAGATTATGTCTCTCAATTTTGGAAGTTTTGTTTCAAATCGCTCTAGCATTACATCAACCTTTCCATCACCGTGAACATAACTTCTATAGTGGTCAAATAGATATGTATTACATCCTTGTTTGCACGGGTGCCAAGCAGTTGAAACaatgttttcaataaattgaCCAACTGAAATATCACTATCCCAAAAATAATCTATGGTCATAAGTTGTGGTCCGATACAGGGGGTAGCAGTTTTAATTGAAACCATTGAGTATAAAACGGTGATACTCTGGTGTGACCCAGTTCCCAGCATGTTCCTTGTTAAAGAGTAGTAGACCTCCCATTGACGAgctctttttttatattcattcttcaaatcttgtatttctttctcCATTATATATCTGCCGAGGTTTACCAATTCCATTTTTGTTAGCTTATTAGAGATATCTGACAAAAGCCCGATTTGATACTCCTCTTTAGCAGCATGAACTGTTGATTCTTGATCTTCCAAAAGTCTTAGTTCTCTTTCAAGGTTTCGAGCTTGTTTTAAGAGAAATGGTAATGGAAAACTAACAGTAGGGGAGACGCTCAGCAATCTGTTATTGAACTTTTCTACAAAATCTGAATAATATCCCTCTGGTTGTTGGTTTTTTGATTCGGTTTTTGCAAGCAAATAATGCTCAACAGATAATTGTAAAAAATTGTCATTGAAAAAGGAGCTCTCTAATTTAAGTGAAAACGTAGCGTATACCATGAACTCCACAATttgtttgatttttcttAAAACTGTTTCATTAGCACCTCTCAATAAAATAGTGCCACCTAGTGTAGGTTCGCAGCCACGCAAAAAGGTATATGTCTTGCTAATATGTTTGTCATAAAGATAGGATTTTACCTCAAATAGCTGGCACTCACccatttttatatttgtggctagtttttcaattgacAGAGCTATGTCAGCATCGGTATACTTTGCTATCCTTTCCAGTACCTGTGGTTTCATGTTGTATTGGATTACAATGCCAGCATTGCAAAACAAATCCAAAGCATAACCACTAACATTTGCTCCCACATATATAATATCGGGACTTAAGGATAGAATTCTAGACACCAATTTgttcaaatattctttttcctGTGCAATTACGGAGTCTATACTTAAAAATTTGTTCTCACTTCTCTCATATTCAACTGGAAACATCAGCAGAAGAATTCTCGGGTTCTCTATTTTTCGAGACATATGTTTATTGGGTAGATTCTTGGAAAATACTATCCCATTAATATACTCAGATGCATCTATAGAACCACCCGTAATTCTCTTAATCTTCAAGTAGTTCTGTCGATAGTCTAGTGTATTCAAATCTTTTGCCGATAGTATAATGTTTTGAATTTGCGAAAGTAATGATAACAGTTTATTTTTCCATAGTTCTTTATCAGCAATATCTTGATCGCCTAAAACCTGGTCAAGAAGTGAGTTTAAATGAATTTGAGCAACCTTGTTTAATTCAGGTTTAGGTTCGGCAGAGGGCCTTACAGATGTTAAGCTGGAATGTCTTTTCCAGGCATTGTTGGTACCGGTACTCGCTTTATCCCAACCGGTTCGATACAAAATTGATGTTGGTTGAGGTAATGGAAGTTCATCACTCACAACAGACAATAGATTGGGCGAACTCTGAGAGATAAAATCGGAATCTAAGTTACTAGGATACGTCATCGAAATTGACTTGCTTTTGCCAGTCCGTTTGTGTCTAATTCTGTGTAATGAAGCCATAGCCCGTTGATCTGATTTGCTACTAGTTCTAACAAATCCAATTGGTTTATCTGTTGGAATGCTACCATGCAGTGAGGAATACAGAGACATAGATGCCTCATCTTCTAAATCATTGTTATCGTACTCTAATGACAGTTTTGGTGATTGAGAAACATTTATAGCGTTTTTATTCTCGTTACTATTAAACTTATCAGCTCCAAACGATTTTCGCCTCTCATTATAAAGTTCTGGTCTAAAGTTAAACTTAAACTGAAAATTTCTATTGTTTAGTAAACTACTATCGGGTAAGGGATTGCTGGGCATGTGATTGTTGGCTTGATCTCTATTGGTTTTACCCATGTATTGGAATAGAGACCTACGCAAAGAAGGTGTGGAATTGggattcttcttttcatttgGTTTATAAGATGTGGGGTCATCCAAATCTCGAATAGtgattttttcattattaccATCATGACTTATTGTTTTATTGGAGTTTCTATTAACCAGATTATTATTGAAGGCAATTTCTAGAGATTCACCCTGCTTCGTAGCAGGTATCGCCATTTTTGGAGGTGGAGGAGGAGTGGATATGAAAAGTTTTGAATCTTGCTTAGAAGTGATAATACTATGGACATCATCATCATGAATAAATAGtacttcattatttttatttggtgTGTTGAAAATACTACTATCTCCTTCCTCTTGGATATTAAAGTCATTCATAGAGTCCTGctcttcttttttggaCAGATGCTCATTCATGAGATTCGTACTCGGCTCC includes:
- the FAB1 gene encoding 1-phosphatidylinositol-3-phosphate 5-kinase (CAGL0K10384g~Ortholog(s) have 1-phosphatidylinositol-3-phosphate 5-kinase activity, phosphatidylinositol-3-phosphate binding activity) codes for the protein MAIGQGTLPKDDQIEYNNEAGGTSTISEPIDLITRTGLVPKTTTTTEITTEDILSNDITVPRVNDKSSNQLINDEMENHSYKESLSVNKLPHELNDNADHMDIKSKNIEPINTIVIPDTSNFLPISNDIDKQEYISDPTSDKEEPPVESNTFLRSERNGEITSNDLRSELRVDKNIQLRASPNQNKTLLFALANDMNSKRSSTYASKSTVKAIPIRNHSSHSMARGFNSYYDNDDVSSLKSRSSSMAASFSKGFLLGFYNNRNKHANNQKVVLSKEYWMKDESARECFTCGKRFNTFRRKHHCRICGQIFCKNCTLIINGERFGYDRSLRVCQNCYKHADNYQDSSDEEYYEEENSVITREPSTNLMNEHLSKKEEQDSMNDFNIQEEGDSSIFNTPNKNNEVLFIHDDDVHSIITSKQDSKLFISTPPPPPKMAIPATKQGESLEIAFNNNLVNRNSNKTISHDGNNEKITIRDLDDPTSYKPNEKKNPNSTPSLRRSLFQYMGKTNRDQANNHMPSNPLPDSSLLNNRNFQFKFNFRPELYNERRKSFGADKFNSNENKNAINVSQSPKLSLEYDNNDLEDEASMSLYSSLHGSIPTDKPIGFVRTSSKSDQRAMASLHRIRHKRTGKSKSISMTYPSNLDSDFISQSSPNLLSVVSDELPLPQPTSILYRTGWDKASTGTNNAWKRHSSLTSVRPSAEPKPELNKVAQIHLNSLLDQVLGDQDIADKELWKNKLLSLLSQIQNIILSAKDLNTLDYRQNYLKIKRITGGSIDASEYINGIVFSKNLPNKHMSRKIENPRILLLMFPVEYERSENKFLSIDSVIAQEKEYLNKLVSRILSLSPDIIYVGANVSGYALDLFCNAGIVIQYNMKPQVLERIAKYTDADIALSIEKLATNIKMGECQLFEVKSYLYDKHISKTYTFLRGCEPTLGGTILLRGANETVLRKIKQIVEFMVYATFSLKLESSFFNDNFLQLSVEHYLLAKTESKNQQPEGYYSDFVEKFNNRLLSVSPTVSFPLPFLLKQARNLERELRLLEDQESTVHAAKEEYQIGLLSDISNKLTKMELVNLGRYIMEKEIQDLKNEYKKRARQWEVYYSLTRNMLGTGSHQSITVLYSMVSIKTATPCIGPQLMTIDYFWDSDISVGQFIENIVSTAWHPCKQGCNTYLFDHYRSYVHGDGKVDVMLERFETKLPKLRDIILTWSYCKKCGCSTPILQISQKTWNYSFGKYLEIMFWSERHSLLGVGKCGHEFTKDHVKYFSYNDLVVRLEYSDLEIHELITPSRRIRWKPNRDIIMKVELYYGILDKINYFYSNVSERLDRIKLDGLVVDKMEPGKQKLNEMKIMLENNKRNLLEKLEKQYKDTPGTEHLHLNSILRSLYNQTNFWNNEFKEFGETYLPSENDITRITTSQLKKIFGEPKKPDLIPESTHLNVSDRSNELERISESQSFISESKEDSVDNNRAAERINALREHTKKPSISTSMINLSKHDQPSFIEHSVPPTTYNDSGYDSRVGKLTNFFDQLHFDALTKEFELERELQKLQLNKSKSRKFRLQNSTPIVEIYKDVKDAVDEPLHNDEKIQNDDSNEVESVDYSNSSKAHRSTQQKKVSEMLESELKNSINRWGEAYINSDSNLASMEHLEKKGETDITKDNNKILDTDQKSVEVAPQPEKSTLMKTLATFWADRSAYLWKPFSFPIGANEHVFTDSDVIIREDEPSSLIAFCLSTSDYNNKMASIKDDTDVAPVEKVVNNQDHKKSSNQQNISDSSEKTHANSNIESVNETSSVLTEEKASVSDKYFDPAKNLEAIMTKKTAIHLRYQFEDGLVVMSCKVFFAEHFEAFRKICNCDENFIQSLSRCVKWHSNGGKSGSGFLKTLDNRFVIKELTHSEVDSFIKFTPSYFEYMAQAMFHDLPTTLAKVFGFFQIQVKNPISGSKNYKMNVIIMENLFYNKKTSRIFDLKGSMRNRHVEQTGKANEVLLDENMVEYIFESPIHVREYDKKLLRASLWNDTLFLAKMNVMDYSLVVGINNDDYTLTVGIIDFIRTFTWDKKLESWVKEKGLVGGGNSIMKQPTVVTPKQYKNRFREAMERYILMVPDPWYQDTN